GTGGCCGCCTGTCTGCTGCATGTGGTAACGCTTGAACAACAGGGATACCGCAAGGCGGCCCGCATCGTGTCCGCGGAGCGCTGCACCCGCTGCGGCGCCTGTGTCGCGAGTTGCCCCATCGGCGCACTCATTACGGACACCCCCTAGAACTTCACCAGCGGCCACAGGCTGGCGTAGTCG
This DNA window, taken from Oryzomonas sagensis, encodes the following:
- a CDS encoding 4Fe-4S dicluster domain-containing protein produces the protein MAVGRCSGCGRCVAACLLHVVTLEQQGYRKAARIVSAERCTRCGACVASCPIGALITDTP